Genomic segment of Catenibacterium mitsuokai:
TCACTGAAGCAGGTACAGCCTTAGGAGGCACTATTAAGTCTTCTTTAGGTATTGGTACATTATTATATGAAGGTATTGGAAATACTATTAGAGTATCTTTAAGTGATGATCCTGTAGAAGAAATCAAGGTTGCTAAGATTCTATTAAAGGAATTAGGTTTATTAAAGGGTGTCCCTACTCTTGTATCATGTCCTACTTGCGGTCGTATTCAGTATGATTTGATTCCTATCGCTAAAGAGATGGAAGATTTCTTAAAGGATATTCATCTCGATATTACAGTCGCAATCATGGGTTGTGCAGTAAATGGTCCAGGGGAAGCACGTCATGCAGATATTGGTATTGCAGGTGGTGTTGGTGAAGGTCTTCTTATTAAGCATGGAGAGATTGTAAAACGTGTTAAACAGGAAGATATGGTTCAGACACTTAAAGATGAGATTTTAAAGATGGTTGAAGAAAAAAGCGAGTAATTCATAAACTCGCTTTTTTACGTTAGATTTTCTATTTTATTATATATTTTGTAGATCTACCTTTTCCTTGAATCAGTATAACTCCCTTTTTCTCTAATATTTTTAATAGAGAAGATACTTTTGATTTACCAAAAGGTGTACTTGGTACTATTTCACTAATAGATTTTAGGACTGTTTTACTTAATGCTTTTAAAATAAGATGCTCATCATCTGTCAAATCAGAAATATCTTCAAAAACAGGCAATTCAATCTTTATAGCATTTTCTGATACTTCAAAACGAGGTTTCACAAAACTACTTTCATATAATTGTTTGATTCGTGTAATACCTGTCCCAAATATTTCTACAAAGCCTAATCGATAGAATACATTCGCAAGATTTCTATTTCTTAAAACAGATATTTTACCATTCAAATACTCTTCTTCAGAAATCCCCGAAGGCAATCCACCTGGAGACACTATATCGATATGATTATCAAACATAGATATTCTAATATGAGAATTCACATCCCACACCCTGTGAATAAGAGCATTCGCAATAGCTTCTCTAAAAGCTGCTTCTGGTATCTTTTCTACATTCTTTCTTTCAGGTCCTTCTATCACTTCATATCTATAATAATCTCTAAATACCTCAAGTGTTTTCTTATAGACTTCTAGAATAGACATATGATCAAATGTAATTCTTTTCTGAATAACACTGATATTTTCTCCAAATTTTATAATATCAACTCCAGGGAAATCATTATTATCTGCTAGTAAACCAGCCGCATTATTATAACCATTATTATTATCATAGAGATTAAGAGTTTTTAATGTGTCTAAAGTAAACGAATTGATTTGAATAGATTTTTCTAATTGTTCTTCAAGAAAATGAAAAGTAAGATTTTGGTCTTTACATGGTAATTCCTCAAAGCTAATATTTTTACCTTCTAATACAAGTCTTGAGAACTCTAATGTATCTACTTCTATAGTCGCAGAATCATTACGCTTGTATGCTTTTGATTTATATAAATATGGTTTCTGTAATCCACTTTTCACAATAAGTTTTATGGTCTTGTTTACTTCATTTGGTTCAAGTACATAATCTGGTTGTGGAGAAATAGTATCATTGATTTTGTTTTCAATATCTAAACATGATTTGATTAGATCTGATAAACCTTTAATATTGCCATCATCGTCAACTCCAAACAAGATTGTTCCACCATCATAGTTAGAAAAAG
This window contains:
- a CDS encoding RNA-binding domain-containing protein, with the translated sequence MRETRNLEFKETITSTFLKTVSAFSNYDGGTILFGVDDDGNIKGLSDLIKSCLDIENKINDTISPQPDYVLEPNEVNKTIKLIVKSGLQKPYLYKSKAYKRNDSATIEVDTLEFSRLVLEGKNISFEELPCKDQNLTFHFLEEQLEKSIQINSFTLDTLKTLNLYDNNNGYNNAAGLLADNNDFPGVDIIKFGENISVIQKRITFDHMSILEVYKKTLEVFRDYYRYEVIEGPERKNVEKIPEAAFREAIANALIHRVWDVNSHIRISMFDNHIDIVSPGGLPSGISEEEYLNGKISVLRNRNLANVFYRLGFVEIFGTGITRIKQLYESSFVKPRFEVSENAIKIELPVFEDISDLTDDEHLILKALSKTVLKSISEIVPSTPFGKSKVSSLLKILEKKGVILIQGKGRSTKYIIK